The following are encoded in a window of Fulvia fulva chromosome 7, complete sequence genomic DNA:
- a CDS encoding C5a peptidase: MFYRLATYLAVCTVTFVAGVLSGVLVAELQPSSNIESFQDLLHNIAAQYLDGSPPVVKHCFRGSPIFWGLVLEHQGIDRITLRNIEESLRLEFPDFLRFWDLGASSQRSYGNISQAARSVLSPLLPTHSAGDESSQGQHTKSELRAIHELTGVHELHKRGIVGHGASVAVIDVGLDYLHPVFAATSDRSSPLRYTTDFVGDDFVPGANLPQPDSDTYTECEIHGTHTSALIVGRQQSVGFVGVAPGAALDHYRVAGCLEVNRFDDEILIEALLLAHSRRVDVISLSLANGYGPYPSELVSDIIRRIVQEGQTLCVVSAGNTGWAGPFSAVSPAAAAGAVSAGAVHSIHVIRSNPMAQATYWVAGEQRSFMFEWQPSFPSRFPQSLRLYVLSLNASIPNDACGDHAADLGLPDDLEGHIVLIRRGGCAFQQKIDNVLSHGAAYVLIYDNTPTDGWDIFLYDNTFHGIRGCGSLLAETGLKLANIFAEADNVILEMDSNFTLLPKIRTRYNPLYPAGSLYTGGSWGPTGDLSTFPSILGPGGSVWSAVPRSAGGFGTYTGTSISAPYIAGCIALLRSVYPDWAAPDIVRALIHTATPLPFSDGNKSYDNLLAPVWQQGGGLVNMVAALESRTAISVSFLNFNDTEFYRVATFTITNLGDRSASYELQYVPAATVDTLDSRRHIIAFAEDPASSDQATAQFLAHTRSGDQALVDLTPSSLHLPSGGSAVIHAEVNLANVADEKTCPLYSGYIKINSSHDGVLSLPCGGIGCRIGDVSTLPPNWNLTFLAAARYIDSDNPNSIIQPAAANTTFRLPASGNPGFDLSSEVMYPMINIQVAMISPHAVAFLETCSSVSTSANANSTLSVPVDLHGTQIAGGFSRIVPRRLLWAGKLTNGSLAISGSYCLQICTSRTLGSVLDCTKTVQFNLIYF, translated from the exons ATGTTCTACCGGCTGGCCACCTACCTTGCCGTCTGTACTGTCACTTTCGTAGCAGGCGTTCTGTCTGGTGTGCTGGTTGCAGAGCTTCAACCTTCGAGC AACATCGAAAGCTTCCAAGACCTACTACATAACATTGCTGCTCAGTATTTAGATGGAAGTCCACCTGTTGTCAAGCACTGCTTCCGGGGTAGTCCGATATTCTGGGGCCTGGTCCTAGAACACCAAGGAATCGATCGCATTACATTGCGGAACATTGAAGAAAGTCTACGGCTCGAGTTTCCAGACTTCTTGAGATTTTGGGACCTTGGTGCGTCTTCGCAGAGAAGTTATGGAAATATCTCGCAAGCAGCTAGGTCTGTTCTGTCGCCGCTGTTACCAACGCACAGTGCAGGAGATGAAAGCTCGCAAGGACAGCATACAAAGTCAGAACTCCGAGCCATCCACGAACTTACGGGTGTTCATGAGCTGCACAAAAGGGGTATTGTTGGCCACGGGGCTTCTGTTGCTGTCATCGACGTCGGATTAGATTACCTGCACCCAGTCTTCGCGGCAACCAGTGACCGGTCTTCCCCCTTGCGGTATACTACGGACTTTGTAGGCGACGACTTCGTACCAGGAGCGAATCTTCCGCAACCTGATTCCGACACATACACCGAGTGCGAGATCCATGGCACGCACACGTCGGCTCTTATCGTAGGCCGACAGCAATCGGTGGGCTTCGTTGGAGTTGCCCCTGGAGCAGCTCTCGATCATTATAGGGTGGCGGGCTGCCTGGAGGTAAACAGGTTCGACGATGAGATCTTGATCGAAGCGCTGCTGCTAGCCCACTCGAGGAGGGTTGATGTTATATCCCTATCCTTGGCGAACGGGTATGGCCCGTATCCAAGCGAACTAGTCTCCGATATAATCCGCAGGATAGTACAAGAAGGCCAGACGCTATGTGTCGTATCTGCAGGCAACACAGGATGGGCAGGCCCTTTCTCAGCCGTCTCCCCAGCAGCTGCAGCTGGAGCGGTCTCTGCTGGCGCTGTACACAGCATTCACGTCATACGAAGTAACCCCATGGCACAAGCGACTTACTGGGTAGCTGGCGAGCAGCGTTCCTTCATGTTCGAATGGCAACCGTCATTTCCGTCCCGGTTTCCTCAGTCGTTACGATTGTACGTCCTGTCACTTAACGCATCGATACCGAACGATGCTTGCGGAGACCATGCAGCTGACCTTGGCCTACCTGATGATCTTGAAGGTCATATTGTGCTAATACGTCGGGGCGGATGCGCTTTCCAGCAAAAAATTGACAATGTTCTCTCTCATGGGGCAGCTTACGTGTTGATTTATGACAACACACCTACAGACGGCTGGGATATCTTTCTCTACGACAATACCTTTCATGGCATACGCGGTTGCGGGTCCTTGTTGGCTGAGACTGGTCTAAAACTGGCGAATATCTTTGCGGAAGCAGACAACGTGATCCTGGAGATGGATTCAAATTTCACGCTGCTACCCAAAATTCGCACACGATACAACCCGTTGTATCCTGCGGGATCGTTGTACACCGGCGGATCGTGGGGGCCGACTGGAGATCTTTCCACATTTCCGTCAATCTTGGGGCCTGGTGGGAGCGTTTGGTCAGCTGTACCTAGATCTGCAGGAGGGTTTGGTACCTATACCGGGACTTCTATCTCTGCACCGTACATAGCTGGCTGCATTGCGCTACTGCGTTCGGTCTATCCCGACTGGGCAGCTCCGGACATTGTACGAGCGCTGATTCACACTGCGACTCCTCTGCCCTTCAGTGATGGCAATAAATCATACGACAATTTGTTAGCTCCGGTCTGGCAACAAGGAGGTGGATTGGTCAATATGGTCGCAGCGCTAGAATCTCGGACGGCTATATCAGTCTCGTTCCTGAATTTTAACGATACGGAGTTCTATCGGGTTGCCACATTCACCATTACCAATCTAGGCGACAGAAGTGCCTCCTACGAGCTACAATACGTTCCAGCCGCTACTGTAGACACTTTGGACTCGCGCAGGCACATCATTGCGTTTGCGGAAGACCCCGCATCTTCCGACCAGGCCACAGCACAATTCCTCGCTCATACGCGCAGTGGAGACCAAGCTCTGGTTGATCTCACGCCGTCATCGCTGCATCTACCCTCAGGAGGTTCAGCAGTGATACACGCTGAAGTAAACCTTGCAAATGTGGCAGATGAAAAGACATGTCCGTTGTATAGTGGCTACATCAAGATCAACAGCAGCCATGACGGCGTCCTCAGCTTACCTTGTGGAGGCATAGGCTGTCGTATCGGCGATGTATCCACCCTACCACCAAACTGGAACCTCACGTTTCTGGCCGCTGCAAGGTACATTGACAGTGACAATCCAAACTCCATTATACAGCCAGCAGCGGCTAATACGACGTTCCGGTTACCAGCATCTGGCAATCCGGGGTTTGACCTCAGCAGTGAAGTGATGTACCCAATGATCAATATACAAGTAGCAATGATCAGCCCACATGCCGTCGCCTTTCTAGAGACATGTTCAAGCGTATCGACCAGCGCGAACGCAAACAGCACCCTGTCTGTGCCAGTTGACTTGCATGGTACACAGATTGCTGGAGGTTTCTCTCGAATTGTTCCACGTCGATTACTCTGGGCAGGAAAACTTACGAATGGGTCGTTAGCTATTTCGGGATCTTATTGTCTACAAATCTGTACGAGTCGGACGTTGGGAAGCGTCTTGGATTGTACGAAGACAGTACAGTTCAACCTTATCTACTTCTAG